From Triticum aestivum cultivar Chinese Spring chromosome 7B, IWGSC CS RefSeq v2.1, whole genome shotgun sequence:
gtccaatatccttgaggcactatcttcatatatatggacttcatccttgattccgtccaatatccttgaggcactatctatggacaaaaccttcaaatatatctcactgaaagcattagtccatagggattgtcatttaattaccaaaaccacacttaggggctacatgccctttcaccCCCCCCCTCGCGCGGTCGAAGCGTCGCCAGAGACGCAGGTACTAGAACGAAACTTCTCGAAGGAGGAAGTAGACAGTCCCTTAATTAGTCATCACATCAGCGAACTATTATGCGGTCGGAACATGGAGAACCCGAATGCGTCCAAGGGTCACCTGTTCGCGCACAAAGTGAATGCCCAGCTCAATGTGCTTGGTCTGTCAATGATGAACGGGGTTGGTGGAAAGGTACACCGCagagacgttgtcacagtagacaacctTAGCCTGGGAGACATCATGATGCAACTCCTGAAGTAGCTGTCGTAGCCAGGTGCACTCCCCGACTGCGTTAGCCACTGCTCGATACTCAGCCTCCGCGCTGGAGGATGAAACtgtgggttgtcgcttggacgaccacgataCGAGGGAAGGACCGAGGTAGACACAGTAGCCAGAGGTGGAGCGTCGTGTGTCAGGGCAACCAGCCCAATCTGTATCGGAATAAGCCACCATCTCTAGAGAAGTGGACGCCATGAGAGTGAGCCAAGAGACATCGTGCCATGGATGTATTGGATAATTCGTTTCACGAGTGTCCAATGAGAGTGacgaggggcgtgcatgtggaggcacacctgctgaacaaCATACTGTAGATCTGGTCGGGTGAGTGTTAGATACTGAAGAGCACCGACGATGGACCGGTAGAACAGAGCATCTGACACGGGCGAGCCCTCGAGAGTAGAAACCTTGGCCTTTGTGTCAACAGGAGTAGCGACAAGGTGACAATAGAGCATGCTGGCACGTTCAAGTAGCTCATGTGCATACTTCTGCCGATGAAGAAAGAAGTCGTCGGGTCGccgaacgacctcaatgccaaggaaataatgaaGAGTGCCCCAGTCCTTGAGAGCAAACTCGTCACGCATTCGTAGAGTGATCTGCCGAAGAAGGGCTGCGGAGGATGCCGTCAGAatgatgtcgtcgatgtagagaAGCAAATAGGCAATTGTGTTGCCGCGGTGATAGACAAACAACAAGGCATCCGAGCGGGTGACGCTGAAGCCTGGTGTCTGAAGGAACCCGGCGATACGCTGGTACCAGGtgcgaggtgcttgcttgagacCGTATAGAGACCGGGATAGCAAGCACACATGGCCAGGATGAGAGCCGTCGACGAATCCGGTGGGCTGCTCACAGTAAACCCGCTCCTCAAGGTGGCCACTAAGGAAGGCattggagacatccatctgatgaaccAGCCAGCCACGGGAGACCGCCAGCTGGAAgacggtgcggatcgtgcccggtttgacaaccggtgCAAACGTCTTAGTGAACTCAATGCCAACACGCTACCGAAACCCACggaccacccagcgagccttgtagcgctcaagtgtACCATCCGAGCTGGTCTTATGACGAAAGACCCACTTTCTGCTGATGACGTTGGCGCAAGAAGGTCGGGGAACCAGTGTCCAGGTACGGTTTCACTGAAGAGCTTCGAACTCTTTCTGCATCGCagcaagccagtgaggatcacgtAGGGCTGCTCTGGCGGACGCAGGAATCAGGGATGGCTCGGTGGTGTAGGCAGCGAGGAGATACTCGTCGCTGGAGTACCGCAGACTCGGCGATGAAAGCCGGCTCGAGCCCGAGTGAGGGGGCAAGACGGCAACTTCGGGACGAGGCCCGAGGGGTCAACCGAGGGCGCCGgcaccggcaaggccgctgccgaggcaGCTAGCGAGGCAGCTGGCGAGGCCGCAGACGAGGGCGTCGGCGAGGTGTTCGGCTAAGGGGCGACGCTCGAGGCAGCCGGGGAGGGTGCCGGCGGCGAGGCCGGCGGTGATGGCGAAGGCGGCTTGGGGCGCGAGGCGCAGCTCGTCCCACGGCACGAGGACCACCAAAGCCCGGAAGCGGTCCGAGAGCCAAGCGGGGCCGCCCACCTGACGGGGTCGCCGAagggccgccggtggccggcggcgacgcggcgacgagaggtacctgctgctgaaaaggaaacaccttctcatctaagtaaacgtgtcgggaggtgaaTACTCGATGTGAGACAGGGTCGTAGCAGCGGTAGCCTTTACTGTTAGCTGGGTAGCCGAGGAAGATGCACGCGACGGAGCAGGGTGCAAGATTATGTGGTGTAGTGGCGGCGATGCTAGGATAGCAGAGACAACCGACAATGCGAAGCTCATCATAAGAGGGTGGTGCACTGAAGAGAAGATGATGAGGCGCAAAGTTCCCGCGAGTATGGCAGGGGCGGATGTTAATGAGGAGTGATGCGGTGGCGAGAGCATCAGGCCAAAAGCGCAGAGGCACATTGGCATGAAAGAGAAGCGTccgaacgcagtcattaagagtgctgAGGACGCGCTTAGCGCAACCGTTATGTTGCGTAGTGTACGGGCATGTGAGACGAAAAGTCGTGCCATGTGTGGTGGGGAGAGTGCAAACAGCTAAGTTGTTAAACTCCTTCCCGTTATCGGTCTAAAATGAAAGGATGGGACGACCAAACTGCGTGAGAACATAGGAGTAGAAGGCGACGAGAGTGGAGATAACATTGGACTTACGCCACAAcaggaaggtccacacatagtgtgAAAAATCATCAAGAATAACAAGGTAATAAAGGTAGCCTGTATTACTTGCAACtggagaggtccaaacatcactatgaattaactcaaatagGTACGATGCAACATGAGAAGACTCCCTAAAAGGAAGACGAGCATGTTTGCCGAGGCGACATGCATGACAAGAGTGATCATCGATTttattacacgtgaaagaaaaactccgAAGTATATGACGAAGGGTGGCGGGGTTGGGATAACCCAAGCGAGCATGCCAGAGATCCACACCGGCGGCAAGGGCAACAGGGgcggcagaggtggtggaggcagtggagtggaccgggtagagctcgtcggggctgtcacatcggtggagtaccatccggGCGCGAGCGTCCTTAATAGAAAAACCACACTCATCAAACTCAATGGTAACAGTATTTTCAGGTGTAAAAGAACAAACTGAGACAAGATTTTTAATAAGATCAGGAGAAGCTAAGATGTTAGATAATGACAACGAAGTAGATGTGGATGGAAAAGATGCATGTCCTATGTGACTCATGGGAAGGGACGAACCGTCATCGATGGTGATGCAAGCGGAAGTGTGGACGGGATACGAGGTGTGGATGTTACCGGGATGAGCAGCCATATGGGCGGTAGCTCCAGTGTCCATATACCAGTCGCCGCCGCCGGTGTAGGTGGGCGGAGAGGGAGCAGAGTGCAAGGCCGCCAGGAGAGCCAGGTCCCATGGTGCGGGTGGGAGTGCAGACTGCTGAGGCGACGCCGTCAGGGGCAGCGGCGGCAACTCTCCTGGCTGCGGTGGTTGTCCGTAGGAGAGGAGCCCGTAGGGCGCCGCGTAGGGCTGCAGCGCGACGTAAATGGCTGATGGGAGGGAGGATGCGCGCCGAGGATGcccggggcaggggcacggggaacCGGCATGGAGTAGACGTGCACAACGCCGGTCCACGGGTTCTGGCCGGCGTACCACGGGGCCAGCTGATACTGCTGCCGGGGGCGGGCTTCTCCGCCGTGAGCCCCGGTACCCTGCTGCTACTTGCGGCCACCTCGGAGGCCACCGCGGTGACCCCCGTTAGCGGCCGACGGGGGTGgtgggaagggggcggccggcgcTTGGGGATAGGCCGGTGCGGCCGGCGGGGTCGGCGCGGAATGCAGCAGAGGTGGCGCCAAGCCCCCGTGGGGGTGACGAGGGCGGTGTTGTTCGCTCGAGTCCAGGCCATCTTCATCCGTCGCTCCTCCAACTTGAGATACGCCACCACCTTGGCAAAGGTGGGCTCCGGGATGAGGGTCGGGTTGGAGGCAGCGTTCCCAAAGTCCTCGTTGAGACCGACGGtgagggtgctgatgaggagctcgtcgccgactGTCTCGCCGCGATCACGGAGCTCATCGGCAAGCTTTttgaggcgcatgcaaaaatcATCGATGGACGAGTCAAGCTGCTGGCACCCGTAAAACTCGTCATGGAGGAGGACCTTGCGCTGCAATTTGTTATTGTGAAGAGGCCATTGAGCTTGGTCCAGACGGCGTAGGCGTCGTCGTCATCATCCAACAGCGTGTGGAAGAGGTCCttggagatggtgaggtagaaccagcggatgatggtggtgtcgaggatcatccactcctcgtcgtGGATCATGAGGCTGGAGTCCACGGTGCCATCGACGTGGCCGTGGAGCAGGTACTCGTGAAACACCAAGGAGAAATACCGCTTACAAGCAGAGTAGGATGCGGTGGATTGATCAAGCACCACTGGAACACGCTAGTGGATGTTCAGATCAAGAACGAGGGTGACATCGGGACCGGCAAAGGGGTTGGAGACGGTGAAGGAGGAGGAACTCATGGCGCGGCTAGGAGGGGTTGGAGGTGGCGCGGCACGGGTTGGGGCAGCTAGGGTTTGGGGGCGGCGCGGATGGGGCGACTAGGGTTAGGGGGTGGCGCAGgttgggcggggcggggcgggttAGGGGTGGTGGGGAGGGGTGCGGAAGCGGGAgagagctgcggcggcggcggcggctaaggggAAGCCTgcagcggcggcgggtggcggcggctttGGGTGGGTAGGGCGGCTGCAAACGGCAGCGGCTGCGGCGACcggaggaagcggcggcggcgggtggcggcggcaagTGGAGGAAGCGGCGGCTGCGGTGGCTAGGGCTAGGaacgacttgcgatagataccatatGGAAGACTAGAATAGACAGAGCAACACAATTTCATTAATCGGTGCACAGGATACGTATATAAGATGTACAGGATAGGGCCATAACCCTAACTATACATGAgaactaggaggtgggcccaagACACAATATACATGCACACAATATATTCAACAATGTAGAATGAATACTAGTTATACATTCAAACACAAACAACTAGCGACGAAAACACTAAAGTGAACATTAGAAAGCGAATAAATTAGAATATTTTCAGTTCTTCGATTTTCGAAGTAAAATTGCTCACCTCTAATCATaatagcaaaaaaaagaaaaaaaaagtcgcAAACATGGAATGGTATGGCAAAGCGCAGGTGACCCTCGCTACGCGTCAATTTTACTGACCCTGTTATTATGCTTTAGTTCTGCCTTTTTTTAAATGTATGCTACTTTTTGTTTGTCTTATCTTATTTTATCTATGAAAGATAGAGTAGGAGAAGTGTTTGGCTACGAAGGGaaaaggaatgggagtttagaaGTGGGATTTATTGAAGGATTAGGCTTGGGACGATGTTTAGTCCTAAACTAATGTTTAATTCTCTTTCCCTTCTCATCCCCTTGCCCTCCAACCAAACAATGAATTATATGTCCCGTCCCTCTCAAATTACCATTCCTATAACTAATTCCCCGGAACCAAACAGGATGTGAGATAATACAGTTCATCATACTTTTGGTGGATTTCTTGCGACAGATTCAAAGGCCATATCCAACTGGTCAAAGAGAGCTCAAGACATGAAGTCAATCCACAGGTTGTTCATGGCCTGCCCTGCCCATAACTGATGCAGGAGAGACAGGGAAAACGAACTAAGCATCCATTGAAACTGCCATATCTCTTTGCCCTAAAAACTAATTATTTAACTGGAACAGCAGAAGATTCCTCATCCTGACACTGAAAAGATAAGCAGATGTTcatcgcaaaagaaaaaaaaaagaggaaaatggTAAGCAGCTCTTGATGCTGATAGTCTGAATGGAACAGCCTGTGTTTGAACAGTGCAAAGAGCTCCCTTTTATATTAACAACTGATCTCTCAAAAGTCGACTAAAAAATATTTTTATGGTTATGACAGTGAATCCATTGAGGTACAGTAATAAATATCCATAGACAATGCCTAATTGAGGTGCTGCTTGCTACAGATATTATAGGTCTCTGAAAATGTGTAGCATAGCATGCAAACTCTACTTGCTGTAGACTGCCGCATCCAGATAAGGGGATGGATCACTAGATCCAACATCTCAAACTCATCTGCTGCTCCTACCTATCTTGCAGCATTATTCCCGCGCCTGTTCAGGTAAGAAATAAATTTTCTATTAGGATAAACATAAATTGCTGTCATTCATAATCATGAATAATTCTGTGCAATGTTTTGCTTAATATTTAGTGACAACATCAGACAAGCCAATGGAAACTCTGTTTAACAGACCTACATAAAAAAAAACTTGCATATATGCAGTAGTACCTATTGTCAATATGGGTTTGCTTTCTCTCTTTCTCTTCCCCTACTGGAAGGAGCACATGTTGCTGAACACCAATTGATTGAGCAGTTCCTGTCTTTGCTCTCCCACTGATTGCATCAGGTAACTGCCACTGTCCTGAAAAAAGGATGCACAGAAGTTGGGGTAAAACGGACGCCATGCATTACTAATTTGGGGCTTTGCTTGTACATATGGTCTAGCAAGTGAGAGGAATTGAAGGGCATGCATGCCAACCTGAGACTGGGACTGAGAGAAAGAGATGCCCCCCTGGCCTTGCAGTGAGTAGGATGTGGTGTCCATCATGGTTTGAGATGCAGCTGGGCTAGCTTGGTTCAGAGCTGGGGCAGGCACTGCAAGGGCTTCCTGCTGGAACATGCCTCCAATCTTCTGAAGAAGCAACATTTTGCAAAAAGACATTTTTAAATATCTTGAGATCAATGTACAGATGTATTTAGTCAGTGCAAATTATCTTTATTGCCCCATACTTGTGCCTGGTCATGGAGGCCATCACTGTCCAGTCCAAATCCATACAACACTGGGCTCATGGAAGCAATCCTCATGGACAGGAACTGAACAACAGGTACAACAGTGAGCTTCTCATTACATTAATACATGATCTGGTCAGCAACTCTTAAAAGGAAAATGTCAAATTAAGCATCAGGTGTTTCTTGAcatctttttctctcttttcttttccccATTTGGCTTGCTTACCTCAACTTGGTTCTGCAGGGACTGCACATAATTGATGATCTCATCCAAAACGAGTGCCTTTCCAGTGACCTGCACAAAAGCAACATTTGTTTCCTCTCAAAGTTAGAGCcctgcacgcatgcatgcatgcacgaagCAAGACATGTAAATGACAAGAGAAACAGGCTAATTTTGACCTTGTCACAGCCAGGGACCAGTGTTTGCAGCAACCTCATCCTCTCACTGATCCTCTCCCTCCGCACCTAGAGAAAGAGAAATGCCACCAAGATCAACAAGATGCCAGGAGAAAGAGAAATGCGTGTGTACGTGTGCGAGTTTGCTGTACATACCCTCTCTGCAAGACTGTGGCTATCTGTTGCCTGCCCTCTCCTTGCCCTCACATGGATGTATCCCTTGGGCGCCTCCTCCTGGTCCTGCTCGGTGCTGctcttctccctcttcctcctACTCTTGCCATCCTTGCAGTCCTGGTAATTGCCAAATCAAGGAAATACAATTCTTAATCGCAAAGTTAATTACATACAAAGTGGATGGCAAATGATAGTTAATCACTAATTAGTCAGTACCTTGGAGTGAGCAGAGCTAAGTGTGGTGCTGTCATCTGTGGCTTTCCTCTTCCTGTCCACAGATGCACTGGCCTGTAGAGAGGCATTGTCGAGAACTGCAGAGGAGCTCTCCCGCGAGGCATCCTCCACCATGGTCGCACATGCATTTGCTGGCGCTGGAGATTGGCCATGGCTGGTTTGGTTGTAAAGCAAGAAGCTCGAGATGTTCGGGGTGGAGGTGTCATTGGTGGTGAAGGCCGCAGGCATCTTGAGGAGAGAGTGGTGGTGGACTGAGGAGAAGTCTGCCATTGTTGGACTAGGCCCTGTGCCTGAATCTCCCCGATGGGTGTGTGATGGAAAGCTTGGTGGTTTCTTCGGGGGAGAGGAGTACCACCTGTTGTTGCTTGTTGGCAGAGGGTAGAGTGGAGAAGGAAAGTTGGCTTGTTCCCTGGTGAATGCTCATACCGACTTATATAAAAGCTGAGAGGAGGCTGAGACAAGGAAAGAGAAAGgggcagagagagaaagagagatgatAAGACCAAATCATTTAATCTCTATTGATGGATAA
This genomic window contains:
- the LOC123158942 gene encoding transcription factor bHLH137 isoform X2 produces the protein MADFSSVHHHSLLKMPAAFTTNDTSTPNISSFLLYNQTSHGQSPAPANACATMVEDASRESSSAVLDNASLQASASVDRKRKATDDSTTLSSAHSKDCKDGKSRRKREKSSTEQDQEEAPKGYIHVRARRGQATDSHSLAERVRRERISERMRLLQTLVPGCDKVTGKALVLDEIINYVQSLQNQVEFLSMRIASMSPVLYGFGLDSDGLHDQAQIGGMFQQEALAVPAPALNQASPAASQTMMDTTSYSLQGQGGISFSQSQSQDSGSYLMQSVGEQRQELLNQLVFSNMCSFQ
- the LOC123158942 gene encoding transcription factor bHLH137 isoform X1, whose product is MADFSSVHHHSLLKMPAAFTTNDTSTPNISSFLLYNQTSHGQSPAPANACATMVEDASRESSSAVLDNASLQASASVDRKRKATDDSTTLSSAHSKDCKDGKSRRKREKSSTEQDQEEAPKGYIHVRARRGQATDSHSLAERVRRERISERMRLLQTLVPGCDKVTGKALVLDEIINYVQSLQNQVEFLSMRIASMSPVLYGFGLDSDGLHDQAQKIGGMFQQEALAVPAPALNQASPAASQTMMDTTSYSLQGQGGISFSQSQSQDSGSYLMQSVGEQRQELLNQLVFSNMCSFQ